The Nitrospirota bacterium genome contains the following window.
ATGAGAAAATTGTTCAGTTATTAACAGAAATTAAAGAAGATATCAGCAGACCTCAGTTGCCTCTTCCTTCAGACAATATTGACACTGTGCCGGAATTCAAAGAAAGGATACTGCACTCTAAAATAGATGTTGCCCGAGATCTTCTTCAAAAAGGGAAGTCGTTAAGTGCAAAAAGCATTTTGCAGGAATTGCGAAATGAGGCAGAAAAACAAGGCGCATCGCAGGATATATACTTTAGAATTGCAACAAATCTCGGCGCTTGTGCCCTTGATGTTAATGATAAGCTGACTGCAATAATTGAATTCAATAGAGCGCTCGAATATCATTCTGAAAACCCAAAAGCTCTGGCGAACTGTGCCCTTGCGAAATTCATAGATAACAAGCCGCTGGAGGCCCTTGAGTTGATTATTAGGGCAAGGGAACGTGCCAAGAATGATTCACTATCCACTTGTGTTTTTCTACAGGCATTAGATGTTCTTGGAAGGGATCAGGAAATAGAAGATCTCCTAACTGCGGAGACATGGATCCATGAGAACAAAATATGTTTATTTGCATTAGGTGACATTAACCTTAGAAAGGGAAATTATGACAAGGCCGAGCAATATCTCAGAAAATCAGTAGAGTTGGATACCAGTAATGCTGCGGCTTACGAATTATTAGGTCTTTCAATATTTCTTCCTATTCAGCATCAATTACAGTCTTGCCTACCATTGTTTAGGACACTGCCGGAAAATATTATTAAAAAACTCAATGAGATAGATGACATTATGTCTACGGCCATTGAGTTGGCTAAAGACTGCGAGTCTCGAATCAAGTTGCATGAAATATATATAAATCGGGCTGGAGTGCGCGGTATCCTTGGCAGATATGATGATGCCCTTAAAGATTGTGATTATGTATTGATAGAAGACCAGGCAAATAGAGTTGCGCTACAAAATAAAGGACGAATTATGCTCGGCGTGAGTCAGTACGCGGAGGCAATAGACTGTTTTAAAAAAGCATGGGATCCCAATATCCAGATACCATTAGTGCATGCATACATGGAAAGCAAAAGATTCGATGATGCTCTGAACCTGCTCGAAATGCTGTGGAAAACAGAGACTGATGAATCCAGGCAGATTATGGTTACCGATCTGCTGTTGCAGGTCTACCATGAATTGAATAATTTTGATAAAGTGCGCGAGTTAATGCAGGCGGTCTCATCCAGATGGCCCAATAACGCAGAAGCCCTTGGGGTCATTAGTCACCAATATCGGCGAGAAGGTTCCATAGAAGTGGCAATTGACTGCATGGAAAAAGCACTGCTGATTGCAAATGATGTTCAGCGTGATTGGCTGTATTATCAACTTGCAAATTTATATTTTGATCAGAGGGAATATGGTAAATCCGCAAAAATATACAGCCATATTGCTAACACTGCTGTTAACAATATGCTTACTCAGAGGTATGTGTCAGCACTCTATAATGCTGGAGAGTACCGGGAAGCATTAACCATTGCTCGGGATCTCAGATTGAAAAATAGTGGTCAGCCAATTCCCTTTATCTCAGAAATTGAGACATTTATACTTGAATACATTGAAGATTTTGCTGCTGCTAAGAAATTACTAAGAGAGCTGAGCCTTATTGAACCGGCCAAAATTAAGCATAAGTTGAGATTGGCTTTTATAAATATACACACAGGAAATGATGATGACGCTAAAATAATTCTCGACAAGATTTCAATCAATGAACTGCGGGATGATGCTGATGCGCTAATGAGTACAGCGCAAGCCCGCGCTCGTCTGCAAATGTCTGATGCGTTACTTTTTGGATATAAAGCACGCTGTACTGCTCCACAAAACGCGGACATTCAATTTGCATATTTATGCCTGTTTTTTGGTCCGTTAGCCAGCAATATCAGCATTGCCGAGCCGGCTGCAGTTGACATTGATTCTGTGGTCTACTTACAAAGGGTAGACATACAAACAGACGGCAGTGCCGCTGTTCATCCTGGCGAAAAGCCTAAAGTCTGTATCATAACTGATGAGGAGCATAATAACCTTCGAGCACTTAAGCTTCCGTCATCTTCTTCTCTTGCTGACAGACTTATAGGTAAGCGCAAAGAAGATATCGTAAGTTTGAAAGAAGGTCCTTACGAAGTCTTGGATTATAAGGTTACGGATATCCGCAATAAGTATCTGTATGCAGCTCATGAGATTATGCAGGATTTTAGCACCTTGTTTCCTGATAACCCTTCTTTTCACAGAATTGATATAAAGGATCATGATTTTTCTAAATTCTTTGAATCAATTGATTCCAGGCACGAAACAGTAAATAGAGCAATAAAGGCCTACAGAAATAACCCAATATCTCTCGGGACATTAGCACATTTAACTGGGTCAAATATCATTGATATCATGGCGGGGATGTGGCAAATTGATGACGGTATCATTGTTGCTTCACAAGGGGTTCCGGAAATAACTGAGAAAGAATTAGAAATGATCCGCTCAGCGGATAAAATCCTTCTTGATTTGTCATCACTGTATACTCTGGCAATGCTGAATCTGCTTGATAAGATTCCGGTCAGGTTCAAACAGATATTTGTTCCTCAGGCAGTACTTGACGATATCATGTACCTGATTCTAATGAAAACGTCCGAGACTGGCCCGAGCATGGTAGTTGGGAAAGAAGGGGATCATTATGTTCGTAGTGATATAACACCCGAAGATATCAGAAAATCGCGCGAATTCCTGCAGAAGATGGTTGACTTTATAGAATTGAGGGCAGATATTATACCGTCCACTGCCGTCTTCTCCCTTGGAAAGACGAGAGTAGAGGAGCTTGAAAACCTGTTTGGAAAGAGCTCCATTGCAGCCATTTCTGCAGCAAAAGAATGTGAGGCAATGCTTTACAGTGATGACCTCTATCTGCGCATATATGCAGAAAGGGATTGGGGTGTAAAAGGAACTTGGACTCAGACAATTCTTCAGTGCCTGGCTGAGGAGAGCATAATTACCGAAGATGAATACCATCGTGCTGTTGTCACGTTGGCAATT
Protein-coding sequences here:
- a CDS encoding tetratricopeptide repeat protein — its product is MPDPMTASSILFKIATAILTDIVKRGLANIVKEDYIARAIEATVKKFPDFDGLDYTLKSLCTSNEFEDLLNELKNGHKNISGDDIVAVFINDSGFFVGIKTEDYALKILATLAETIDHEIYRSDDGIVHLANRIEVLHGEDREKEEKTDEKIVQLLTEIKEDISRPQLPLPSDNIDTVPEFKERILHSKIDVARDLLQKGKSLSAKSILQELRNEAEKQGASQDIYFRIATNLGACALDVNDKLTAIIEFNRALEYHSENPKALANCALAKFIDNKPLEALELIIRARERAKNDSLSTCVFLQALDVLGRDQEIEDLLTAETWIHENKICLFALGDINLRKGNYDKAEQYLRKSVELDTSNAAAYELLGLSIFLPIQHQLQSCLPLFRTLPENIIKKLNEIDDIMSTAIELAKDCESRIKLHEIYINRAGVRGILGRYDDALKDCDYVLIEDQANRVALQNKGRIMLGVSQYAEAIDCFKKAWDPNIQIPLVHAYMESKRFDDALNLLEMLWKTETDESRQIMVTDLLLQVYHELNNFDKVRELMQAVSSRWPNNAEALGVISHQYRREGSIEVAIDCMEKALLIANDVQRDWLYYQLANLYFDQREYGKSAKIYSHIANTAVNNMLTQRYVSALYNAGEYREALTIARDLRLKNSGQPIPFISEIETFILEYIEDFAAAKKLLRELSLIEPAKIKHKLRLAFINIHTGNDDDAKIILDKISINELRDDADALMSTAQARARLQMSDALLFGYKARCTAPQNADIQFAYLCLFFGPLASNISIAEPAAVDIDSVVYLQRVDIQTDGSAAVHPGEKPKVCIITDEEHNNLRALKLPSSSSLADRLIGKRKEDIVSLKEGPYEVLDYKVTDIRNKYLYAAHEIMQDFSTLFPDNPSFHRIDIKDHDFSKFFESIDSRHETVNRAIKAYRNNPISLGTLAHLTGSNIIDIMAGMWQIDDGIIVASQGVPEITEKELEMIRSADKILLDLSSLYTLAMLNLLDKIPVRFKQIFVPQAVLDDIMYLILMKTSETGPSMVVGKEGDHYVRSDITPEDIRKSREFLQKMVDFIELRADIIPSTAVFSLGKTRVEELENLFGKSSIAAISAAKECEAMLYSDDLYLRIYAERDWGVKGTWTQTILQCLAEESIITEDEYHRAVVTLAIARYSFVSINADTILWSLEQNGMANTFETERVFEILHGPTCSEDSAVVTSSLLVRKLWLGNFLIGHKLQVLDMTLEALIAGRKRTAVLKKFKVGLQITFKLLPLSAQEVIKYIEIWERHIILD